The following proteins are co-located in the Fimbriiglobus ruber genome:
- a CDS encoding ComF family protein — protein sequence MSIPPVPNSFRTLFSGLLDLVWPRSCYLCDQRIDTATRSGCVCSTCRGELTSDSAATCPRCAETVGPHTDTTAGCMNCRSRRFSFAGAVRLGAYQGKLRDAVLLAKHEGGEPLAEELGALLGTTRTAPLNAVAAEAVVPVPLHWQRRWARGYNQSEAVARGLAHVLGLPCRPRWLIRTRPTAQQRLVSAAARWENVRGAFRTGFGVRVRGVRILLVDDVLTTGATVDAAAAALMSAGAAQVSVAVIAHR from the coding sequence GTGTCGATACCTCCGGTCCCGAATTCGTTCCGAACCCTGTTCTCCGGCCTCCTTGATCTGGTCTGGCCGCGGTCGTGCTATTTGTGCGACCAACGAATCGATACGGCGACCCGCAGCGGCTGCGTTTGTTCGACTTGCCGAGGCGAGTTGACCAGCGATTCGGCGGCGACCTGCCCGCGGTGCGCGGAAACCGTGGGGCCGCATACCGATACCACTGCCGGTTGCATGAACTGCCGCTCAAGGCGGTTCTCGTTCGCCGGCGCCGTCCGACTCGGGGCTTACCAAGGGAAGTTGCGGGACGCGGTGTTACTCGCTAAACACGAGGGCGGCGAACCGCTCGCCGAGGAACTCGGTGCCCTGCTGGGGACCACCCGCACCGCCCCCCTCAACGCGGTCGCTGCCGAAGCCGTGGTGCCCGTCCCGTTGCACTGGCAACGGCGGTGGGCACGTGGGTACAACCAGTCGGAGGCTGTCGCCCGCGGGTTGGCCCATGTCCTGGGGCTGCCCTGCCGACCACGGTGGCTGATTCGAACGCGGCCGACGGCGCAGCAACGGCTCGTTTCTGCGGCCGCCCGGTGGGAAAACGTCCGCGGGGCGTTCCGGACCGGATTCGGAGTCCGGGTGCGCGGCGTGCGGATTCTGCTGGTCGACGACGTGCTAACGACTGGGGCGACGGTGGATGCCGCCGCAGCCGCGTTAATGAGTGCCGGGGCCGCGCAAGTGAGTGTGGCCGTCATCGCTCACAGGTAA
- the truD gene encoding tRNA pseudouridine(13) synthase TruD gives MKIKQRASDFRVEELTDVSAVSVGEFALYRLEKTGWTTPDALAIVRKRWDIDARRLSSGGLKDRHAETSQYFTIYRGPTRNLAHERINVTYLGRATEPFTSQNIIANRFAVTLRDLNAAAETAALAAADSIASVGLPNYFDDQRFGSVGEDHAFIAREMVFGRFEEALKLALTAPYEFDRAEQKREKDILRRHWGRWAECAAQLPYGHVRGLILHLSTNPGDFRNAVARLHPELQGLYLSVYQSALWNRILDRWLRDTFPTADLGAIELRLGTFAAPLQVPENLLPPWTSYTLPLPSARIKPEPGAWWATVAEAVLAEDGLTLGELKIPGLRKPFFSKGDRLICVRPTGVRTEPDNDDLHQGRRKITFLFDLPRASYATMFVKRLFATNT, from the coding sequence ATGAAGATCAAGCAGCGGGCGAGTGATTTCCGCGTCGAGGAATTGACCGACGTCAGCGCAGTCTCCGTAGGAGAATTCGCGCTCTATCGCCTCGAAAAAACCGGATGGACCACGCCGGACGCGCTGGCGATCGTTCGCAAACGTTGGGACATCGACGCCCGCCGGCTGAGCAGCGGCGGTCTGAAAGACCGTCACGCCGAGACGAGCCAATACTTCACCATCTACCGCGGTCCCACGAGGAATCTCGCGCACGAGCGCATCAACGTGACCTACCTCGGCCGCGCGACCGAGCCGTTCACGTCGCAAAACATCATCGCGAATCGGTTCGCCGTCACGCTGCGCGACCTGAATGCGGCTGCCGAAACAGCCGCTCTCGCCGCCGCGGACAGCATCGCATCGGTGGGTTTGCCGAACTATTTCGACGACCAGCGGTTCGGCTCGGTGGGGGAAGATCACGCCTTCATCGCGCGGGAAATGGTGTTCGGTCGCTTTGAAGAAGCACTGAAACTCGCGCTAACCGCCCCCTACGAGTTCGACCGGGCCGAGCAGAAACGCGAGAAGGACATACTCCGCCGGCATTGGGGGCGGTGGGCCGAATGCGCCGCCCAACTTCCCTACGGCCACGTGCGGGGTTTAATCTTGCACCTGTCCACGAACCCGGGCGATTTCCGCAACGCGGTGGCCCGCCTGCATCCTGAGTTACAGGGTCTTTACCTCTCGGTTTACCAAAGCGCGCTCTGGAACCGGATTCTAGACCGCTGGCTACGCGACACATTCCCGACCGCCGACCTCGGGGCAATCGAGTTGCGACTCGGGACGTTTGCAGCACCGCTTCAGGTGCCGGAAAATCTGTTACCACCGTGGACCAGTTATACCCTTCCGTTGCCTTCGGCGCGGATCAAGCCGGAGCCCGGTGCCTGGTGGGCCACGGTTGCCGAAGCGGTGCTGGCCGAAGACGGTTTGACGCTCGGAGAGCTAAAAATTCCGGGGCTCCGCAAGCCGTTCTTTTCCAAGGGCGATCGCCTGATTTGCGTCCGTCCCACCGGCGTCCGCACCGAGCCGGATAACGACGATTTACACCAGGGGCGGCGCAAGATCACCTTTCTTTTTGATCTGCCCCGCGCGAGCTACGCGACAATGTTCGTGAAAAGGCTGTTCGCCACGAATACATGA
- a CDS encoding DUF6798 domain-containing protein: MPPAHPPGRVFPWLPIVAAVLFAVTHTQPPLYYSNQNQYFLHGLAAAGYGDLRTDWLANTRDPTPVFSAGIALADRACGEWAFHAAFFALLVVYFLGLWSVAAVLPFRPITTAGRVALAGGLIVVHSAAVRVLSVKLVGVDYPWYAQAGVANQYLLGAGLQPSVFGVLLLVALAAFAGKRYVAAGAFCAAACVFHSTYLLPAGLLVAGMCLGLLLSSQIGGAMRVGTVALVGVLPVIAYTLSTFAPSSPEQFTEAQKVLAWVRIPHHTDVHRWLDGVAWVQIVWAGAGLIAFRRTPLFFPLAVAAVVALLLSVAQVWSGNATFALMFPWRISALLVPLATAAALTGLACFVERIPAGRVIAASIGLTAVAAVGGAAWVYAEHLGYQGSAAEDGLQRHVAQTRQPGDVYLLPCGFPKPPAARGSAAATFVPVPQTGRPAVFELQRFRLATGAATFVDFKSVPYQDAEVLEWRRRVTACERWYATERWDETGVMDEVRADDVTHVVVPAGVHVTSKWLTETYADAAYHVYRLEQK; this comes from the coding sequence ATGCCACCTGCTCATCCGCCGGGCCGAGTTTTCCCTTGGCTCCCGATCGTTGCCGCCGTGCTGTTCGCGGTCACACACACGCAGCCGCCGCTTTACTATTCAAACCAGAATCAATACTTCCTCCACGGCCTCGCGGCGGCGGGGTACGGGGACCTGCGAACCGACTGGCTGGCTAACACCCGCGACCCGACACCCGTGTTTAGCGCCGGCATCGCGCTCGCCGACCGAGCGTGTGGCGAATGGGCATTTCACGCGGCCTTCTTCGCCCTCCTCGTGGTTTACTTCCTCGGCCTCTGGTCCGTGGCGGCCGTGCTCCCGTTTCGGCCGATTACGACGGCCGGTCGCGTGGCGTTGGCCGGCGGGCTGATCGTGGTTCACTCGGCGGCCGTGCGCGTCCTGTCCGTCAAGCTCGTTGGGGTCGATTACCCGTGGTACGCCCAGGCCGGCGTGGCCAACCAGTACCTTCTTGGGGCGGGGTTGCAGCCGTCCGTGTTCGGTGTGTTGCTGCTCGTGGCTCTGGCCGCGTTTGCTGGCAAACGATACGTCGCCGCCGGCGCGTTCTGTGCGGCCGCGTGCGTGTTTCACTCGACTTATCTGCTCCCGGCCGGGCTACTCGTCGCGGGCATGTGTCTGGGATTATTGCTGTCCAGTCAGATCGGCGGGGCGATGCGGGTCGGTACTGTCGCACTGGTCGGCGTGTTGCCGGTTATCGCTTACACATTGAGCACCTTCGCGCCATCGAGCCCCGAGCAGTTTACCGAAGCCCAGAAAGTGCTGGCGTGGGTCCGCATCCCGCACCACACCGACGTGCATCGTTGGCTCGATGGCGTCGCCTGGGTTCAGATCGTGTGGGCCGGGGCTGGCTTGATCGCGTTCCGGCGGACGCCGCTTTTCTTTCCGCTGGCCGTGGCGGCCGTCGTGGCCTTGCTCTTGAGCGTCGCCCAGGTCTGGTCCGGAAACGCCACGTTCGCGTTGATGTTCCCGTGGCGAATCTCGGCTCTCCTTGTCCCGCTCGCCACGGCTGCCGCACTCACGGGCCTGGCGTGCTTCGTCGAGCGTATCCCCGCGGGTCGAGTCATCGCGGCGAGCATTGGTTTGACGGCTGTGGCAGCGGTCGGTGGCGCGGCCTGGGTGTACGCGGAGCATCTCGGTTATCAAGGCAGCGCGGCCGAAGACGGGTTGCAACGGCACGTTGCCCAAACGCGGCAGCCCGGTGATGTCTACCTGTTACCCTGCGGCTTCCCCAAGCCGCCCGCGGCCCGCGGCTCGGCGGCAGCCACGTTCGTCCCGGTCCCGCAGACCGGTCGGCCCGCGGTGTTTGAACTGCAGCGCTTCCGGCTCGCGACCGGCGCCGCGACGTTCGTGGACTTCAAATCGGTACCCTACCAGGACGCCGAGGTGCTGGAATGGCGCCGCCGGGTGACCGCGTGCGAGCGGTGGTATGCCACGGAACGGTGGGACGAAACGGGCGTGATGGACGAAGTTCGCGCGGACGACGTCACGCACGTCGTGGTTCCGGCCGGGGTTCATGTGACGTCGAAATGGCTGACGGAAACTTATGCGGACGCGGCCTATCACGTCTATCGCCTCGAACAAAAGTAA
- a CDS encoding formylmethanofuran--tetrahydromethanopterin N-formyltransferase, protein MPALIDDTYAEAFRSIYTSVLITARDRYWLDRAIDACTGNASSSILCDCEAGLDRYVGPGGDADTTTPDGRLGAVVQFHVPRFWKERAQKLERAALVRVSQNVLTCPTTACFNVLPADGENWFPLGRKIAYFGDGHQYKDERFGRRVRVVPILSGEFVIERRFGWADGLMGGNLWFFGETADGALDAATRAAAAAATVAGVCLPFPGGVASSGSKAGSKYKFAIASTFAEYCPTLRGKEGIQSRLPEGVTSVQEIIINGPDLPTIARATQAAIAASRDTPELARISAGNYGGRLGKSFVYLHPEKQPG, encoded by the coding sequence ATGCCCGCGCTGATCGACGACACCTACGCCGAGGCGTTCCGCAGTATTTACACCTCCGTCCTCATCACCGCACGGGACCGCTACTGGCTCGACCGCGCGATCGACGCCTGCACCGGAAACGCGAGCAGTTCTATCCTCTGCGACTGCGAAGCCGGCCTCGACCGCTACGTCGGCCCGGGCGGTGACGCGGACACCACGACGCCCGACGGCCGGCTCGGGGCAGTCGTGCAATTTCACGTCCCGCGGTTCTGGAAGGAGCGCGCCCAGAAGTTGGAGCGGGCGGCACTCGTCCGGGTGAGCCAGAACGTCCTCACCTGCCCGACGACGGCCTGCTTCAACGTGCTGCCCGCCGACGGCGAGAACTGGTTCCCGCTCGGCCGCAAGATCGCGTACTTCGGGGATGGCCACCAGTACAAAGATGAGCGGTTCGGCCGCCGCGTGCGCGTGGTCCCGATTCTGAGCGGGGAGTTCGTGATCGAGCGGCGGTTCGGCTGGGCGGACGGGTTGATGGGCGGCAACCTCTGGTTCTTCGGCGAAACGGCCGACGGGGCGCTCGACGCGGCCACCCGCGCGGCGGCCGCGGCCGCGACGGTCGCCGGCGTTTGCCTCCCCTTCCCCGGCGGCGTGGCATCGAGCGGGTCGAAGGCCGGGAGCAAGTACAAGTTCGCGATCGCCAGCACATTCGCCGAATACTGCCCGACGCTCCGCGGCAAGGAAGGCATTCAGTCGCGGTTGCCGGAAGGCGTCACGAGCGTGCAGGAAATCATCATCAACGGCCCCGACCTGCCGACGATCGCCCGGGCGACCCAGGCCGCGATCGCCGCTTCGCGCGACACGCCGGAGTTGGCCCGCATCTCGGCGGGGAATTATGGCGGGCGGTTGGGGAAAAGTTTTGTGTACTTGCACCCGGAAAAGCAGCCGGGATGA
- a CDS encoding zinc ribbon domain-containing protein — protein sequence MALISCPACGKQVSEQAPTCPQCGQPIAATAAPPQKIVVEQPSSGGSRGFGWLLLLLLLGGGAFVLFQTDIGKQLFNQGQQIADSQRILGKWKQQDGSLSLEFFSDGTLLEERLLNNGKGTYKLLPNRKMELKIEGVLWGTNDATARYDISGDELTLTPDAGAGIAIRYRKVK from the coding sequence ATGGCACTTATCTCTTGTCCGGCGTGTGGTAAGCAGGTCTCGGAACAGGCTCCGACCTGCCCGCAGTGCGGCCAGCCGATTGCAGCAACTGCTGCACCGCCCCAGAAAATCGTCGTCGAGCAACCAAGCTCGGGCGGCTCGCGTGGCTTCGGTTGGCTCCTGCTGCTCCTGCTTCTGGGCGGGGGTGCCTTCGTGTTGTTCCAAACAGACATCGGTAAGCAGCTATTCAACCAGGGTCAACAGATCGCCGACTCGCAGCGCATCCTCGGCAAATGGAAGCAGCAGGATGGTTCACTGTCGCTGGAGTTCTTCTCCGATGGCACGCTCCTTGAGGAGCGACTACTCAACAACGGCAAGGGCACATATAAGCTACTCCCGAACCGGAAGATGGAACTCAAGATCGAGGGCGTGCTGTGGGGAACCAACGATGCGACCGCCCGCTACGACATCAGTGGTGATGAGTTGACCCTTACCCCGGACGCCGGGGCAGGCATAGCCATCCGCTACCGTAAAGTCAAATAG
- a CDS encoding TIGR02996 domain-containing protein → MSDDAAFLAAIRSAPNDNMARLVYADWLDEQGRPGGEFLRVECEIADLDPAEFERREQERVEFHEAGGIDSAPPDTMDTYHWRRGNLVAMLRCTTRGLDDDWMTAVSRVPVEEINARIRGIQAWLRRRMTPAELFARMAEWDQPAKASRGLWQRVRGLFQRNPTPVSQPEGPHVRGMREWVEANLKPGDELWEYNTGGESWAHLCGEMGYAIVRNGKVVEFEMLLMN, encoded by the coding sequence GTGAGCGACGATGCCGCGTTTCTGGCGGCGATACGATCTGCCCCGAATGACAACATGGCGCGGCTCGTATACGCTGATTGGCTGGACGAGCAGGGGCGACCTGGCGGCGAGTTCTTGCGGGTTGAATGTGAGATCGCAGACCTTGACCCGGCCGAGTTCGAGCGGAGAGAGCAGGAGCGAGTCGAGTTTCACGAGGCGGGCGGGATCGATTCGGCACCGCCGGACACCATGGACACTTACCACTGGCGGCGAGGAAATCTCGTAGCAATGCTCCGGTGTACGACACGAGGTCTCGACGATGACTGGATGACGGCAGTGAGCCGGGTGCCTGTCGAAGAGATCAACGCCCGCATCCGGGGGATTCAAGCCTGGCTTCGGCGGCGAATGACACCCGCCGAACTGTTCGCCCGGATGGCCGAATGGGACCAACCAGCGAAAGCATCTCGCGGCTTGTGGCAGCGAGTCCGTGGTCTGTTCCAGAGGAATCCCACGCCAGTTTCGCAGCCAGAAGGCCCGCACGTGCGGGGCATGCGGGAATGGGTGGAGGCGAACCTGAAGCCGGGCGACGAACTGTGGGAGTACAACACCGGGGGCGAGTCCTGGGCGCACTTGTGCGGCGAGATGGGCTACGCGATCGTCCGCAACGGTAAGGTTGTGGAGTTTGAAATGCTGCTGATGAATTAA
- a CDS encoding DUF1573 domain-containing protein gives MHRVLLAGLVVFASVGGARAGAEQYFSETSKDFGTTPRGPILIHYFTVKNTSQQTLNLGPARVSCGCVTPTVMKSQLAPGETTAVVAHMDSRRIPQANVLKTVIVYVPVQNSGTGIFEEVQLRVSAIARDDLVMSPETFAFGTVRKGQGGKSTTKITFYSDPNWKISDVMSTGVYVKAEAKPVAHQGSEAVYEITATLDPKCPVGNWTADIWLKSTAPGIERLRIPVTVNVVAPIVANPEAVKFGDVKVGETADQKVILQGNQAFKILKIKGAKDDLEVKAVGEGSRPVHILKLALKASESGDVTESIEVETDHPDQPTVVIPVTAKAAK, from the coding sequence ATGCACCGTGTTCTACTCGCCGGTTTGGTCGTGTTCGCGTCGGTCGGGGGTGCCCGGGCCGGCGCGGAACAGTATTTCTCCGAGACGTCCAAAGATTTCGGGACTACCCCGCGTGGGCCGATCCTGATCCACTACTTCACCGTCAAAAACACGTCTCAGCAGACGCTGAACCTGGGCCCGGCCCGCGTTTCGTGCGGCTGTGTTACGCCTACGGTCATGAAGAGTCAGCTCGCCCCGGGTGAAACGACCGCCGTCGTCGCGCACATGGACTCGCGGCGAATTCCCCAGGCGAACGTCCTCAAGACGGTGATCGTTTACGTTCCCGTTCAGAACAGCGGGACCGGGATTTTCGAGGAAGTCCAACTCCGCGTCTCGGCGATCGCCCGGGACGACCTCGTGATGTCCCCGGAAACGTTCGCGTTCGGAACGGTTCGCAAGGGTCAAGGCGGCAAGTCGACGACCAAGATTACGTTTTACAGCGACCCGAACTGGAAAATCAGCGATGTCATGAGTACCGGCGTCTACGTGAAAGCCGAAGCCAAGCCGGTCGCTCACCAGGGAAGCGAAGCGGTGTACGAAATCACCGCCACGCTCGACCCGAAGTGCCCGGTCGGGAACTGGACCGCGGACATCTGGCTGAAATCGACCGCCCCGGGCATCGAGCGGCTGCGAATTCCGGTGACCGTCAACGTGGTCGCCCCGATCGTCGCCAACCCGGAAGCCGTCAAGTTCGGCGACGTGAAGGTCGGTGAAACGGCCGACCAGAAGGTGATCCTCCAGGGCAACCAGGCCTTCAAGATTCTCAAAATCAAGGGAGCCAAGGACGACCTGGAAGTGAAGGCCGTCGGCGAAGGATCGCGGCCGGTTCACATCCTGAAACTCGCTCTCAAGGCCAGCGAATCGGGCGACGTGACCGAGTCCATCGAAGTCGAAACCGACCACCCCGATCAACCGACCGTCGTCATCCCGGTGACCGCGAAAGCCGCGAAATAA